From the Nonlabens marinus S1-08 genome, one window contains:
- a CDS encoding carbonic anhydrase, giving the protein MKNIDKIFENNKEWIQSKLAVDDKYFDKLASGQDPDILYIGCSDSRATAEEIMGLGPGEVFVHRNIANMASNLDLTAMGVINYAVTHLKVDHVVVCGHYGCGGVKAAMQSQDLGILNPYLRNIRDVYRMHKEELNGIKNEEDRYKRLIELNVQEQCINVLKTSDVQLAFRDRGITVHGWVFDLATGKLIDLKIDFESILKDIMEIYHLD; this is encoded by the coding sequence ATGAAAAATATCGATAAAATTTTTGAAAACAATAAAGAGTGGATACAGTCCAAACTGGCTGTAGATGATAAATACTTTGACAAACTAGCTTCTGGTCAGGATCCTGATATCCTATACATAGGTTGCTCTGACAGCCGGGCAACTGCTGAAGAAATCATGGGCTTAGGTCCTGGAGAAGTTTTTGTACATAGAAATATTGCAAATATGGCTTCTAATCTGGACTTGACTGCAATGGGTGTTATTAACTATGCAGTGACTCATTTGAAAGTAGATCATGTAGTTGTTTGTGGACATTATGGTTGTGGAGGTGTTAAAGCCGCTATGCAATCTCAAGATCTTGGGATTTTGAATCCATATTTAAGAAATATACGTGACGTATACCGTATGCACAAGGAAGAGTTGAATGGTATCAAAAATGAAGAAGATAGATACAAGAGACTCATAGAACTTAATGTTCAGGAACAATGTATCAATGTTCTTAAAACCAGCGATGTACAGCTTGCCTTTAGAGATCGTGGTATTACCGTTCACGGTTGGGTTTTTGACTTAGCCACTGGTAAACTTATCGATCTCAAAATTGATTTTGAATCTATTTTAAAAGACATCATGGAGATTTATCATCTCGATTAA
- a CDS encoding pseudouridine synthase gives MEHQHFLIYKPYKMVSQFVTNDRHQKRKRFLGELADFPEGVMAVGRLDETSEGLLLITTDGKLSHQVNNSGKFNKEYYAQVDGSITEEAILTLRQGVDISVNGKTYRTKPCEVKQLVNIPKLPQTDQKIRDDRHGPTSWISIVLNEGKFRQVRKMTSAVGYPTLRLARARIGNYSFEGMKCGEIIRLKARLENISS, from the coding sequence ATGGAACATCAACATTTTTTGATTTACAAGCCGTATAAAATGGTCAGTCAGTTTGTGACTAATGACCGACATCAAAAAAGGAAGCGTTTCTTAGGAGAATTAGCTGACTTCCCTGAGGGAGTTATGGCTGTAGGTAGACTTGATGAGACTAGCGAAGGTTTGCTGCTTATAACAACAGATGGCAAATTGAGTCACCAAGTCAACAATTCAGGCAAATTTAATAAAGAGTATTATGCTCAAGTAGACGGGAGCATAACTGAAGAGGCTATCCTAACTTTAAGACAAGGAGTGGATATAAGTGTTAACGGCAAAACTTATAGAACCAAGCCTTGTGAGGTCAAACAGCTAGTGAACATTCCTAAACTACCTCAAACGGATCAGAAGATCAGAGATGATAGACATGGACCCACCAGTTGGATCTCTATCGTACTAAATGAAGGTAAGTTTAGACAAGTTCGTAAAATGACTAGTGCAGTAGGTTATCCTACTTTGAGACTGGCTCGAGCTAGAATAGGAAACTATTCCTTTGAGGGGATGAAATGTGGAGAGATTATAAGATTGAAGGCAAGACTTGAGAATATCAGCTCTTGA
- the murA gene encoding UDP-N-acetylglucosamine 1-carboxyvinyltransferase: protein MGTFIIEGGHALKGDIHPQGAKNEALQILCAVLLTSDPVTINNVPDIIDVNKLIDLLSHLGVKVTKNGTSSYTFQADNVDLDFLQSEDYKILGRGLRGSIMLVGPLLARFGQGFIPRPGGDKIGRRRLDTHFEGFIKLGAKFRYNKEEYFYGVEAEELTGTHMLLDEASVTGTANIVMAAVMAKGITTIYNAACEPYLQQLCKMLVRMGAKISGIGSNLLTIEGVSELGGTEHRILPDMIEIGSWIGLAAMTKSEVTIKNVAYDELGLIPSTFRKLGITLERRGDDVYIPAHKDGYEIQNYIDGSILTISDAPWPGFTPDLLSIVLVVATQARGSLLIHQKMFESRLFFVDKLIDMGAKIILCDPHRASVIGHDFQSSLKATTMTSPDIRAGISLLIAALSAKGTSTIHNIEQIDRGYQNIDGRLKQIGAHIQRIS, encoded by the coding sequence ATGGGAACATTTATTATAGAAGGTGGTCATGCACTCAAAGGAGATATTCATCCACAAGGAGCTAAGAATGAGGCGTTACAAATTTTATGTGCGGTCTTATTGACTTCCGATCCTGTGACTATTAATAATGTACCTGATATTATCGATGTCAATAAACTAATTGATCTATTAAGTCATTTAGGAGTTAAGGTGACAAAGAACGGTACAAGTTCGTACACCTTTCAAGCAGATAATGTAGATCTAGACTTTCTTCAATCAGAGGATTATAAAATATTAGGTCGTGGCCTTCGTGGATCCATTATGTTAGTTGGACCATTGTTGGCTCGATTCGGTCAAGGTTTTATCCCACGTCCTGGTGGGGATAAAATCGGCCGTAGAAGACTGGACACTCACTTTGAAGGGTTTATAAAGTTAGGTGCAAAATTTAGATACAATAAAGAGGAATACTTCTACGGTGTAGAGGCAGAGGAGCTCACAGGAACACACATGTTGCTAGACGAGGCATCTGTTACCGGAACAGCGAACATTGTTATGGCAGCTGTAATGGCTAAAGGAATTACAACCATATACAACGCCGCATGTGAACCCTATTTACAGCAACTGTGTAAAATGCTAGTCCGTATGGGAGCTAAGATCTCTGGAATAGGCTCCAATTTGTTGACCATTGAAGGAGTGAGCGAACTGGGCGGGACGGAACACAGAATCCTTCCAGACATGATCGAGATTGGCAGCTGGATAGGTCTAGCCGCTATGACTAAAAGTGAGGTCACCATAAAAAACGTTGCGTACGATGAATTGGGGTTAATTCCATCAACATTCCGTAAGTTGGGGATTACACTAGAACGTCGAGGAGATGATGTTTACATTCCTGCTCATAAAGATGGTTATGAGATTCAAAACTACATTGACGGTTCCATATTGACCATATCAGACGCGCCTTGGCCTGGCTTTACTCCAGATTTATTGAGTATTGTGTTAGTAGTCGCCACTCAAGCTCGTGGTAGCCTACTGATTCATCAAAAAATGTTCGAAAGCAGATTGTTTTTTGTAGACAAACTCATCGATATGGGGGCTAAAATTATTCTTTGTGACCCTCACCGTGCTAGCGTGATAGGCCATGATTTCCAATCCAGCCTTAAGGCAACAACCATGACTTCTCCAGACATACGTGCAGGAATCTCATTGCTTATTGCCGCTCTCAGTGCCAAAGGAACCAGCACTATTCATAACATAGAACAGATTGATAGAGGATATCAAAATATTGACGGTCGCCTTAAACAAATAGGGGCTCATATACAGCGAATTAGCTAA
- a CDS encoding DUF4290 domain-containing protein, with amino-acid sequence MISSLEYNTERNQLNIPEYGRHIQKLVEHCKTLETKEERNRMANAIIGVMGNLNPHLRDVADFQHKLWDQFFIISEFDIDVDSPYPLPSKEDLEAHPPRMPYPQKKPRYRFYGNNIQSMIDVATSWEKGEKREALTFIIANHMKKSFLNWNKDSVDDSVIFKHLFELSDGQINLAAKDEDLLESKDLIYRNTNTRRNTSNNNNNRSRSKKGGRSNNNNNRRRRN; translated from the coding sequence TTGATATCATCATTAGAGTACAATACAGAGCGTAATCAGCTTAATATACCTGAATACGGTCGTCATATACAGAAGCTTGTAGAGCACTGTAAAACCCTAGAGACTAAAGAAGAGCGCAACCGCATGGCAAATGCCATCATTGGAGTTATGGGTAATTTGAACCCTCATCTAAGAGATGTCGCTGATTTTCAACACAAACTATGGGATCAGTTTTTTATCATATCAGAGTTTGATATTGATGTAGATTCCCCATACCCATTACCTAGTAAAGAAGATTTAGAAGCGCATCCACCGCGTATGCCTTATCCTCAAAAGAAACCTAGATATAGATTTTACGGGAATAACATACAGAGCATGATTGATGTAGCTACTTCATGGGAAAAAGGGGAGAAGCGAGAAGCTTTGACATTCATCATTGCAAATCACATGAAAAAGTCTTTTCTCAATTGGAACAAAGACTCCGTTGATGATTCAGTGATATTCAAACATTTATTTGAATTGAGCGATGGACAAATCAATCTCGCTGCTAAAGATGAAGACCTACTAGAATCTAAGGATCTGATCTACCGCAACACTAATACCCGTAGAAATACGAGCAATAATAACAATAACAGAAGCCGTTCAAAAAAAGGTGGAAGAAGTAATAACAACAATAACAGACGCAGACGCAATTAA
- a CDS encoding DUF493 family protein: MSDSKSDEFYEKLKLQLADTSLWPSKYLYKFIVPTAGDKISEIENIFNNIGAVITTKESSKGTYTSVSIIVNMKDPDAVIAKYKEVSKVEGVISL, from the coding sequence ATGAGCGATTCCAAGTCAGACGAATTTTACGAAAAGCTAAAGTTACAACTAGCAGATACCAGTTTGTGGCCCTCTAAATACTTATACAAGTTTATTGTTCCCACAGCCGGAGATAAGATTTCAGAAATCGAAAATATTTTCAATAATATAGGGGCTGTTATTACGACTAAAGAATCCAGTAAAGGAACATATACCAGTGTTTCAATCATTGTAAATATGAAAGATCCTGACGCTGTTATTGCAAAGTATAAAGAAGTTTCTAAGGTGGAGGGAGTTATTTCCTTATAG
- a CDS encoding AAA family ATPase: MESTARILLIGGPGSGKTTLIKAIEDKGYTVHHEISREITLKAQKQGIEQLFLDDPMSFSNQLLEKRIEQFHRADSGIHFYDRGIPDVPAYHKSTKDPIPESYYEASKKHIYDQVFFLPPWKEIYESDNERYESYDQAVTIGKILTDFYESLNYNVIRVPKLPVAERLDFILRTLKID, translated from the coding sequence ATGGAATCAACAGCTAGAATATTGTTAATAGGAGGTCCTGGATCAGGAAAAACAACCTTAATTAAAGCCATTGAGGATAAAGGTTATACCGTACATCATGAAATCTCGCGAGAGATTACGCTCAAAGCTCAAAAACAGGGAATAGAACAGTTATTTCTAGATGATCCCATGTCATTTTCCAATCAGCTCCTAGAAAAAAGGATTGAACAGTTTCATAGGGCTGATTCTGGCATTCATTTTTACGATCGTGGTATCCCTGATGTTCCCGCATATCATAAATCTACTAAGGATCCGATACCGGAATCGTATTATGAGGCTTCAAAGAAGCATATCTATGATCAAGTTTTTTTCCTGCCACCCTGGAAAGAAATCTATGAAAGCGACAATGAGCGTTATGAATCCTATGATCAAGCAGTAACCATCGGTAAAATACTTACTGACTTTTATGAATCTTTAAATTACAATGTTATCAGAGTACCTAAGTTACCAGTAGCAGAACGATTAGATTTTATACTAAGAACCTTAAAAATTGATTGA
- a CDS encoding RecQ family ATP-dependent DNA helicase yields MIEASRDILQKVYSYDAFLPLQEDIIANALKGKDTVALLPTGGGKSLCYQIPGLQLDGICIVVSPLVALIKDQVSRLQSLNVKAIGLTGAIRYQDLDDILDNAIFGNYKFLYLSPERLQQPLVQERITKMKVNLIAVDEAHCISEWGHDFRPAYRDITILKSLVPNVPVMALTATATHKVQEDIISNLELENATVFKNSFKRDNITYRILETADKRKSTVQFYEHQPYSSIAYVRSRKNSIEYARLLQQHYITAGFYHGGLDSKARDQSMQEWMNNTTTVIVATNAFGMGIDKSDVRSIVHLQLPDSIESYYQETGRAGRDGKPSVAQFIYNVNDLNHAHNQFIKSLPSVDFLKLVYRKLNNYFRIPQGEGMESPHHFSFADFCRTYDLNGVACYNALLALDRFSVLSMLQDVKDRTSIRFRESGKNILQFAMNDPIASAIIQSLMRTYGSSQEQELNINLGLIALRSNTSEENVIRILEKMAQQELIDAQLTPADTHINFLVPREDDRTINRFASDLEKQNKLKEAKLKAMMQLVQNRKDCIQNLILAYFDEPVQTPCGSCSNCKPKKRSGAELNSIMLLQTLQSARTFEDLLVTLNTDKAKLTEALRTLLEKQQVKITKDNKYIIHE; encoded by the coding sequence TTGATTGAAGCCTCTAGAGACATATTACAAAAAGTCTACAGTTATGATGCATTCCTGCCCTTGCAAGAGGATATCATTGCTAATGCATTAAAAGGAAAAGATACGGTAGCACTATTACCCACAGGTGGCGGTAAATCTTTATGCTATCAGATTCCAGGATTGCAGCTGGATGGTATTTGTATAGTTGTTTCTCCTCTCGTAGCGCTTATAAAGGACCAGGTTTCTCGCCTTCAATCTTTAAATGTCAAAGCCATAGGCCTGACGGGTGCGATACGTTATCAGGATCTGGATGATATCCTAGACAATGCTATTTTTGGTAATTACAAGTTTTTGTATTTAAGTCCAGAGCGGTTGCAACAACCCTTAGTTCAAGAGAGAATCACTAAAATGAAGGTGAATTTAATAGCTGTGGATGAAGCCCACTGCATCAGCGAGTGGGGACATGACTTTAGACCCGCCTATAGAGATATAACCATATTAAAGTCATTAGTCCCTAATGTTCCTGTTATGGCACTCACCGCCACCGCTACGCATAAGGTTCAGGAAGATATCATATCTAATTTAGAACTTGAAAACGCCACAGTATTTAAGAATAGCTTCAAACGAGATAACATCACCTATCGCATTCTAGAAACTGCTGACAAGCGTAAATCTACCGTACAATTTTACGAGCACCAGCCGTACAGTTCCATTGCATACGTGCGAAGTCGTAAAAACAGTATTGAGTACGCCCGATTATTACAACAACACTATATCACCGCTGGATTTTATCACGGCGGGCTGGATTCAAAAGCAAGGGACCAATCCATGCAAGAGTGGATGAATAACACAACTACAGTTATAGTAGCAACTAACGCTTTTGGGATGGGAATCGATAAGTCAGATGTGCGCAGTATTGTACACCTGCAACTACCCGATAGCATTGAGAGTTATTATCAAGAAACCGGTCGCGCCGGTCGTGATGGTAAACCCAGCGTTGCTCAATTTATTTATAATGTGAACGATCTTAACCACGCTCACAATCAGTTCATTAAAAGCTTGCCCTCGGTTGATTTTTTGAAATTGGTGTACCGTAAATTGAACAATTATTTTCGGATTCCACAAGGGGAAGGAATGGAAAGCCCGCATCATTTCTCGTTTGCAGATTTTTGTAGGACTTATGACTTGAATGGTGTGGCGTGTTACAATGCCTTGCTAGCATTAGATCGATTTAGCGTGCTCTCGATGTTGCAAGATGTTAAGGATAGGACGAGTATTCGCTTTCGCGAAAGCGGAAAAAACATACTCCAATTTGCTATGAACGACCCTATAGCAAGTGCCATCATTCAATCTCTCATGCGCACTTATGGCAGCAGCCAAGAACAGGAACTCAACATCAATCTGGGCTTGATCGCCTTGCGCAGTAATACAAGCGAAGAAAACGTTATTCGTATATTAGAGAAAATGGCGCAACAAGAGCTTATCGATGCACAGTTGACTCCAGCAGATACACACATTAATTTTTTAGTGCCACGAGAGGATGATCGTACTATCAATCGATTTGCGAGTGATCTAGAAAAGCAGAACAAACTGAAGGAAGCTAAGCTTAAAGCCATGATGCAGTTGGTTCAAAATCGGAAGGACTGTATTCAGAATTTGATTTTAGCCTACTTTGATGAGCCTGTACAAACACCTTGCGGGAGCTGTTCCAATTGTAAGCCTAAAAAGAGGTCGGGAGCTGAGCTTAATTCTATAATGCTTTTGCAAACTTTGCAAAGCGCAAGGACATTTGAAGACCTTTTAGTTACTCTAAATACGGATAAAGCAAAACTTACAGAAGCACTGAGAACCCTTTTAGAAAAACAACAAGTAAAAATCACCAAAGACAATAAATACATCATTCATGAATAG
- the fmt gene encoding methionyl-tRNA formyltransferase — MNRSLKIVFYGTPEFATGVLKKLAESDHQVVGVVTAPDKPAGRGRQLQQSHVKTFAEKKGLNILQPTNLKSEEFIEQLKTLGADLQVVVAFRMLPERVWSMPPLGTFNLHASLLPQYRGAAPINWAIINREEKTGVTTFFIDEQIDTGAIIDQVSCNIEEEETVGTLYGKLMELGANLSLKTVNDIANGPIQTKIQKEAQDLKEAPKLNALNTTLDFNQTAGEVDAMVRGLNPFPIAKAVLIDEEHQNIKIYQTQIIRRPHKMSPGSIVVENGKIKVACATDFIDIFELQLPNKKRMKASDLLNGFQFSPNARFDKA; from the coding sequence ATGAATAGATCCTTAAAAATCGTTTTCTATGGTACTCCAGAGTTTGCTACTGGAGTTCTAAAAAAGTTAGCAGAATCTGATCATCAGGTGGTCGGTGTGGTTACAGCACCAGATAAGCCAGCAGGACGAGGACGTCAATTGCAACAAAGCCATGTAAAAACTTTTGCAGAGAAAAAAGGACTTAACATACTACAACCTACTAATTTAAAATCTGAAGAGTTTATAGAGCAACTAAAAACATTAGGGGCTGACTTACAAGTGGTGGTTGCCTTTCGTATGTTGCCTGAAAGGGTATGGTCTATGCCGCCTTTAGGTACCTTTAATTTACATGCAAGTTTGCTCCCACAATATAGAGGAGCAGCACCTATCAACTGGGCGATCATCAATCGTGAGGAAAAAACTGGTGTCACTACCTTTTTTATTGATGAGCAAATTGATACAGGAGCAATTATAGATCAAGTAAGTTGTAATATAGAAGAAGAGGAAACTGTAGGTACTCTATACGGGAAGCTGATGGAGTTAGGAGCTAATCTAAGCTTGAAAACAGTGAACGACATCGCTAATGGTCCTATCCAAACTAAAATTCAGAAGGAGGCACAGGATTTAAAGGAGGCTCCTAAACTGAATGCGTTAAATACCACGCTAGACTTTAATCAAACTGCAGGAGAAGTAGATGCCATGGTAAGAGGTTTGAATCCTTTCCCTATTGCTAAAGCAGTTCTAATTGATGAAGAACATCAAAATATCAAGATATACCAAACACAAATCATACGCCGACCGCATAAAATGTCTCCAGGAAGTATAGTCGTGGAAAACGGAAAAATTAAAGTAGCATGTGCAACTGATTTTATCGACATCTTTGAGTTGCAATTACCCAATAAAAAGAGAATGAAAGCATCCGATTTGTTAAATGGATTTCAATTCAGCCCGAATGCTAGATTTGATAAGGCCTAG
- a CDS encoding HU family DNA-binding protein, whose amino-acid sequence MNKTDLIEGMAESAGISKAAAKKALESFLGNVEKSLKKGDRVSLVGFGSFSVSKRAAREGRNPQTGKTIKIAAKKVVKFKAGSDLQKAVN is encoded by the coding sequence ATGAACAAAACTGATTTAATCGAAGGAATGGCAGAATCTGCTGGCATTTCAAAAGCAGCTGCTAAAAAGGCATTAGAATCTTTTCTAGGTAACGTTGAAAAGTCTCTTAAAAAAGGTGACCGTGTATCTCTAGTAGGTTTTGGTTCTTTCTCAGTCTCTAAAAGAGCTGCACGTGAAGGAAGAAACCCACAGACTGGTAAAACCATCAAAATCGCTGCTAAAAAAGTAGTGAAATTTAAAGCAGGTAGCGACTTACAGAAAGCTGTAAACTAA
- a CDS encoding YqgE/AlgH family protein produces the protein MNTLIPERGKLLVSEPSIIGDVSFSRSVVLLTEFNDDGIVGFIINKPLDFTLNELIPEIHQEFEVYEGGPVSQDNLYFLHRIPELIPNSHLIQDGIYWGGDFQTVSTLINLNKIQTEDIKFFLGYSGWEREQLQQELDSNSWVVTDNEDSSEVLSDQMHDIWKHKMRNLGDGYEIWSNAPENPSYN, from the coding sequence ATGAATACACTTATTCCAGAACGTGGCAAGCTACTAGTTTCAGAACCCAGCATTATTGGGGATGTTTCCTTTTCAAGATCAGTTGTTCTATTGACAGAATTTAATGACGATGGAATTGTAGGGTTTATCATTAATAAGCCTTTAGATTTCACACTCAATGAACTGATCCCTGAAATTCATCAAGAATTTGAGGTTTATGAAGGTGGACCTGTTAGTCAAGACAACCTCTATTTCCTTCATCGCATACCAGAATTGATCCCTAACTCGCATCTTATTCAAGATGGTATCTATTGGGGTGGCGATTTTCAGACAGTGAGCACCTTAATCAATTTAAATAAAATTCAGACAGAGGATATTAAGTTTTTCCTTGGGTATTCTGGTTGGGAACGAGAGCAGTTACAACAAGAGTTGGATTCTAACTCTTGGGTAGTTACAGATAATGAAGACAGCAGTGAAGTACTCTCTGATCAAATGCACGACATCTGGAAGCATAAAATGCGTAATCTAGGCGACGGGTATGAGATATGGTCCAATGCACCAGAGAATCCTAGTTACAACTAG
- a CDS encoding aminotransferase class IV: MVIFNDVLIENDEAKLPYNNRGTFYGDGVFETIRCFQGTAIFYESHYFRLMSSMRLLRMEIPQFFTPEYFEEQITRLYDTSKVKGGHSRVRISVWRNAGGLYTPTDNTVSFTIEMTDLSQIFERSEKNEVELFKDHLLPLGMLGNLKTSTKTVNILAGVYKTENDYDDMLLLNQNKMVVESISGNLFLRSENIIKTPPLVDGCLNGIMREQVIAQLKRMLNYEIVEESITPFELQRADELFSTNVIQGIKNITKYRKKEYEQTAGDELRSFFNEKLFS, encoded by the coding sequence ATGGTGATTTTTAATGATGTACTTATAGAGAATGATGAGGCAAAACTGCCATACAATAATCGTGGAACCTTCTATGGCGATGGAGTGTTTGAAACTATACGTTGCTTTCAAGGAACCGCTATTTTCTATGAATCCCATTATTTTAGACTCATGTCCAGCATGCGGCTCTTACGCATGGAGATCCCACAATTTTTTACTCCAGAGTATTTTGAAGAACAAATCACTAGATTGTACGATACTTCAAAAGTAAAAGGAGGCCATTCTAGAGTCCGTATATCGGTTTGGCGAAATGCAGGAGGATTATATACCCCTACTGACAATACAGTTTCATTTACGATAGAAATGACAGATCTATCTCAAATATTTGAAAGGAGTGAGAAAAATGAAGTGGAACTTTTCAAAGACCATTTACTTCCTTTAGGAATGCTAGGTAATTTAAAGACGTCCACTAAAACCGTAAATATCCTAGCGGGTGTTTACAAAACGGAGAATGACTATGATGACATGCTGCTTTTGAATCAAAATAAAATGGTAGTAGAAAGTATATCTGGAAATCTATTTTTAAGATCTGAAAATATCATAAAAACACCACCGCTTGTAGATGGATGCTTAAACGGTATCATGAGAGAACAAGTGATAGCGCAATTAAAGCGCATGTTGAATTATGAAATAGTAGAAGAAAGTATTACCCCTTTTGAACTTCAACGTGCGGATGAATTATTTTCAACTAATGTGATTCAAGGAATCAAGAATATCACGAAGTACCGAAAAAAGGAATACGAGCAAACCGCTGGCGATGAGTTGCGATCTTTTTTTAATGAAAAGTTGTTTTCCTAG
- a CDS encoding START-like domain-containing protein → MQDPIKFELEFVVHVSPTLLYQYIATPSGMSEWFADNVNSRGEYFRFIWDGTEEKAKIIKRIGEERARFQWDYDEDTKKYFELRIEVDEITKDVSLMVTDFGDDEDEVEEQKMFWENQISELKKVLGSR, encoded by the coding sequence ATGCAGGATCCTATAAAGTTTGAATTAGAGTTTGTAGTACACGTATCGCCAACCCTATTGTATCAATATATTGCAACGCCATCTGGGATGTCAGAATGGTTTGCAGACAATGTGAATAGTAGAGGAGAATATTTCAGATTTATCTGGGATGGAACGGAAGAAAAAGCAAAAATCATAAAGCGAATAGGCGAGGAGCGCGCTAGATTCCAATGGGATTATGATGAGGATACTAAAAAGTATTTTGAGTTACGCATAGAGGTAGATGAAATAACTAAGGATGTTTCTTTGATGGTGACCGACTTTGGTGATGATGAAGATGAAGTGGAGGAGCAGAAAATGTTTTGGGAAAACCAAATCAGCGAACTAAAAAAGGTCTTAGGTTCTCGATAG
- a CDS encoding LacI family DNA-binding transcriptional regulator, with amino-acid sequence MKKNKVTLSALADKLGLSVSTISKSLKNSTEISDETKELVIATAKEMGYKGTMEDPRSHKVIAVVIPDIINGFFAQALTGIEQVATENDYKIITCLSKELLSKEADYLEVLNNDYVDGFIIAAAEETQVKSDYAHIQKVIDRGTPLVMFDRVVDELECDKMVNDDALSGSRSVQFLVDKGDRHICMVSTISNLSVGRLREEGIRRKVKEYDDVLLNFITSTNETEFESRIEDALRYDGIESVIALDQMAGIITLNKARDLGIEIPKDLQIICYSNGLLSEYSYPKMTVIDQHAAELGKKTFVRLKNLITNEEEIKVTRIHTLKTSLIERGTTRQ; translated from the coding sequence GTGAAGAAAAATAAGGTCACTCTAAGCGCACTTGCAGATAAACTGGGACTATCAGTTTCTACCATTTCAAAGTCTCTTAAAAACAGTACCGAGATCAGTGATGAGACGAAAGAGCTTGTCATTGCTACCGCTAAGGAGATGGGATATAAAGGAACAATGGAAGATCCTAGATCCCATAAAGTCATTGCTGTGGTCATTCCTGATATTATCAATGGCTTTTTTGCTCAAGCACTAACAGGTATCGAGCAAGTCGCAACAGAGAATGATTATAAAATCATTACGTGCCTTTCAAAAGAGCTCTTGAGCAAAGAAGCAGATTATCTAGAAGTGCTTAATAATGATTATGTAGATGGTTTCATTATCGCAGCGGCAGAAGAGACTCAGGTAAAATCTGATTATGCGCACATTCAAAAAGTGATTGATCGTGGAACTCCTCTTGTGATGTTTGATAGAGTAGTGGATGAATTGGAATGCGATAAAATGGTTAATGACGATGCTCTATCTGGCTCTCGCAGTGTTCAATTTCTAGTGGATAAGGGAGATCGCCATATTTGCATGGTAAGTACCATCAGCAACTTAAGTGTAGGTCGTTTACGGGAAGAGGGCATACGTCGTAAGGTTAAGGAATATGATGATGTTCTTTTGAACTTTATAACAAGCACAAATGAGACAGAGTTTGAAAGCAGAATTGAAGATGCTTTAAGGTATGACGGTATCGAGTCTGTGATAGCCTTAGACCAAATGGCAGGTATCATCACATTGAATAAAGCCCGTGACTTAGGTATTGAAATACCTAAGGACCTTCAGATCATTTGCTATTCTAATGGATTGCTCTCTGAATATTCGTATCCTAAAATGACAGTCATCGATCAGCACGCCGCTGAACTAGGTAAGAAAACCTTTGTACGATTAAAAAACTTGATTACTAACGAGGAGGAAATAAAGGTCACACGCATTCACACCTTAAAAACTTCATTAATAGAAAGAGGAACCACTAGACAATAA